Proteins found in one Pseudorasbora parva isolate DD20220531a chromosome 11, ASM2467924v1, whole genome shotgun sequence genomic segment:
- the LOC137093096 gene encoding uncharacterized protein, whose product MTTPTPSATPFADIITSLAALHQNQHQAMLELRADQERRFEAIVRGQQEDRERFRSWIDREVHTEAAGLASAPVHVPLHKMGPQDDPEAFIDLFQKAAEACGWPRAQWPVRLIPLLSGEAQAAAQQLPVANLLDYDDLKRAIIQRVGRTPEQHRQRFRSLEWGETGRPFAMAHQLRDACRKWLLAGGSDVDHIVDLVVLEQFIARLPKKTAEWVQCHRPTSLTTAINLAEDHLVACPGVGEPRLTSPSFSPPSVSPSPPVPLPRSRPPGPPRIPPRGRGGMGPGQYGSSRAPPRGAGLLGSGGDIGSGSTPPPRSYSNPLPAAGAAGRPGLACWRCGDPDHFVDRCPMMDIGTMIRVPDVQRTTPDQAGEYQVP is encoded by the exons atgactactccaacgccctccgccacgccgtttgcggacattatcacctctctcgcggccctccaccagaaTCAACATCAGGCCATGCTGGAgctgcgggcggaccaggagcgtcgattcgaggccatcgtccgcggccagcaagaggaccgcgagaggttccggagctggatagaccgggaggttcacaccgaagccgccgggctcgccagcgcaccggtccacgtgcccctacacaagatggggccacaggacgatcccgaggccttcatagACCTTTTTCAGAAAgcggcggaggcctgcgggtggccccgggcacagtggccggtgcgccttatTCCATTGCTCagcggagaagcccaggcggccgcccaacaactgccggtggcgaacctcctggattacgacgatctgaagagggccatcattcAGCGGGTCGGTCGGACCCCCGAACAACACCGTCAGCGTTTCCGCTCGCTTGAGTGGGGGGAGACCGGccggcccttcgcgatggcccaccagctccgggacgcctgccgcaaatggctattggccggtggaagcgacgtggaccacatcgtcgatctggtggtactggaacagttcatcgctcggcttcccaagaagaccgccgagtgggtccagtgccaccggcccacgtcgctgacgacggccatcaacctggcggaggaccatctggtggcgtgcccaggggtcggcgaaccccgtttaacttctccctctttctctcccccctctgtctctccttctcctcctgtccctctccctaggtcccgccctccagggccccctcgtattccccccagaggtcggggtggaatgggcccagggcaatacgggagttcgagggccccgcccaggggggcggggctgctggggtcgggcggggatatcggttccggttccaccccccctccgcgctcatattccaacccactccccgccgcaggggcggcgggcaggcctgggctggcctgctggcggtgcggtgacccggaccattttgtggaccgatgtccaatgatggatatcgggacaatgatccgggtcccggacgtccagcggaccacccctgatcaagcaggagagtaccaagttcct taa